Proteins encoded in a region of the Rutidosis leptorrhynchoides isolate AG116_Rl617_1_P2 chromosome 9, CSIRO_AGI_Rlap_v1, whole genome shotgun sequence genome:
- the LOC139866058 gene encoding uncharacterized protein — MKKVVLKLDFLDDRIKQKAMKNVSSLPGVDSIAMDMKDKKLTVTGDVDPVTVVSKLRKICHTDIVSVGPAKEPEKKKEDGGAGGGDKKKEDDKKKADDKKKEEDKKKAEEAYYKAALAAYNQNHQSYQPYPYYNYQQQQPQPYNQYNHQPTPYYSKVVHDETPNCVIC, encoded by the exons ATGAAG AAAGTTGTGTTGAAGTTAGATTTCTTGGATGACAGAATCAAGCAAAAAGCCATGAAAAATGTCTCAAGTCTCCCAG gggtggattcaaTAGCAATGGATATGAAAGACAAAAAACTGACTGTAACAGGGGATGTAGATCCAGTTACAGTTGTGTCAAAACTGAGAAAGATTTGTCATACAGATATAGTATCAGTTGGTCCGGCGAAGGAGCCGGAGAAAAAGAAGGAAGACGGCGGCGCCGGCGGCGGTGACAAGAAGAAAGAAGATGATAAGAAGAAAGCAGATGATAAGAAAAAAGAAGAGGATAAAAAGAAAGCAGAAGAAGCTTATTATAAAGCAgcattagctgcgtataatcaaaatCATCAAAGTTACCAACCTTATCCTTATTATAattaccaacaacaacaacctcaACCATATAATCAGTATAATCATCAACCAACACCATATTATTCTAAAGTTGTTCATGATGAAACCCCCAATTGTGTTATTTGCTAA